A DNA window from Pseudomonas wuhanensis contains the following coding sequences:
- a CDS encoding FadR/GntR family transcriptional regulator, translating into MFDKVPTHVLSDSVAQQLLDKIENGVFATGSKLPSEAMLSEAFGVSRTVVREAISRLKNEGVLQPQQGRGIFVTANANIRPLRIDYAEANLPGSVFHLLALRRAIEAEIACEAALNRSEADLVQIDEALAHIDEEVDEGLDGVRADVAFHRAIAQATGNPYFLKTLEFVSQYLEAATRITRTNEAGRADFSRQVHEEHQAIVAAIRLRDPLAAGHAARAHIYNAARRLRLAGVE; encoded by the coding sequence ATGTTCGACAAGGTCCCGACTCACGTGCTGAGTGACAGCGTCGCTCAGCAGTTGCTGGACAAGATTGAGAACGGTGTGTTCGCCACCGGCAGCAAACTGCCCAGTGAAGCCATGCTCTCGGAAGCCTTCGGTGTCAGTCGCACCGTGGTCCGCGAAGCCATTTCCCGTCTCAAGAACGAAGGCGTGCTGCAGCCCCAACAAGGGCGCGGCATCTTCGTCACCGCCAACGCCAACATCCGCCCGCTGCGTATCGATTACGCCGAAGCCAATCTGCCCGGCAGTGTCTTTCACCTGTTGGCGCTACGACGTGCTATCGAAGCGGAAATCGCCTGCGAGGCGGCGCTCAATCGCAGCGAGGCCGATCTGGTGCAGATTGACGAGGCGTTGGCACACATTGATGAAGAGGTGGATGAAGGGCTGGACGGTGTTCGCGCCGATGTGGCTTTTCACCGTGCCATCGCTCAAGCCACGGGCAATCCCTACTTTCTCAAGACACTGGAATTCGTCAGCCAGTACCTGGAGGCTGCGACCCGTATCACCCGCACCAATGAAGCGGGCAGGGCGGATTTCTCCCGTCAGGTGCATGAAGAACATCAAGCGATCGTGGCGGCCATTCGGCTGCGCGATCCGCTCGCCGCCGGGCATGCCGCCCGTGCCCATATCTACAACGCGGCCCGCCGCCTGCGCCTTGCCGGCGTGGAATAG
- the ltnD gene encoding L-threonate dehydrogenase, producing the protein MNSKNVGVVGLGAMGLGIARSLLRSGFNVHACDVRAAVTEQFASEGGVACSSPAHMAAECDVIITVVVNAEQTETVLFGEGGAVAALRPGSLVIGCATVAPTYAVDLGQRLTAQGLLYLDAPISGGAAKAAAGEMTMMTSGPADAYAKAEAVLAGMAGKVYRLGDSHGLGSKVKIINQLLAGVHIAASAEAMALGLREGVDADALYEVITHSAGNSWMFENRVPHILKADYTPLSAVDIFVKDLGLVLDTARASKFPLPLSATAHQMFMQASSAGFGREDDSAVIKIFPGIELPTAKTEPV; encoded by the coding sequence ATGAATAGCAAGAATGTCGGTGTTGTCGGTCTGGGCGCGATGGGCCTGGGCATTGCCCGCTCACTGTTGCGCAGTGGCTTTAATGTGCATGCCTGCGATGTCCGTGCCGCGGTGACTGAACAGTTTGCCAGCGAGGGCGGCGTGGCGTGTTCTTCTCCCGCGCACATGGCTGCCGAGTGCGACGTGATCATTACCGTGGTGGTGAATGCCGAGCAGACCGAAACCGTATTGTTTGGCGAGGGTGGTGCCGTCGCTGCGTTGCGTCCTGGCAGCCTGGTGATCGGTTGCGCCACTGTGGCGCCGACCTACGCCGTCGATCTGGGCCAGCGCCTGACCGCGCAAGGCTTGCTGTATCTGGATGCGCCGATTTCCGGTGGCGCGGCCAAGGCGGCTGCCGGTGAAATGACCATGATGACGTCTGGCCCGGCCGACGCTTATGCCAAGGCCGAAGCGGTCCTCGCGGGCATGGCCGGCAAGGTCTATCGCCTGGGTGACAGCCATGGCCTGGGTTCGAAGGTCAAGATCATCAACCAACTGCTCGCCGGGGTACACATCGCGGCCTCCGCCGAAGCCATGGCGCTGGGCCTGCGTGAAGGGGTCGACGCCGATGCACTTTACGAAGTGATCACCCACAGCGCCGGTAATTCCTGGATGTTCGAAAACCGCGTGCCGCACATTCTCAAGGCCGACTACACGCCGTTGTCCGCGGTGGATATTTTCGTCAAGGATCTGGGGCTGGTGCTGGATACCGCGCGGGCCAGCAAATTCCCGCTGCCGTTGTCGGCCACCGCCCACCAGATGTTCATGCAGGCTTCCAGTGCAGGTTTCGGTCGTGAGGACGACTCGGCGGTGATCAAGATTTTCCCCGGCATCGAGTTGCCGACTGCCAAGACTGAGCCGGTTTGA
- the otnK gene encoding 3-oxo-tetronate kinase, which produces MNTTTARPLLGCIADDFTGATDLANMLVRGGMRTVQSIGIPSNEVAAGLDADAIVIALKSRTIPVTEAVEQSLAALAWLREQGCEQIFFKYCSTFDSTAAGNIGQVSEALLAALGSDFTLACPAFPENGRTIFRGHLFVQDQLLSESGMQHHPLTPMTDANLVRVLQSQTGLNVGLLRYDTIAQGAEPVRERIKELRAQGVGMAIADALSDRDLYTLGTACADLPLLTGGSGLALGLPENFRRAGKLRDLDASKLPAVSGGEVVLAGSASIATNGQVAAWLEAGRPALRIDPLALAAGEPVVAQALAFAKNNEQTVLIYATSAPDEVKAVQQQLGVEQAGSLVENAFGEIAEGLRQSGVRRFVIAGGETSGAVVQALGVQLLQIGAQIDPGVPATVSSTDEPLALALKSGNFGGRDFFSKALKQLAQTGGAQ; this is translated from the coding sequence ATGAACACAACCACCGCACGCCCATTGCTGGGTTGCATCGCCGACGATTTCACCGGTGCTACGGACCTCGCCAACATGCTGGTGCGCGGCGGTATGCGCACCGTGCAAAGCATCGGCATTCCAAGCAACGAAGTGGCTGCCGGGCTTGATGCCGATGCGATTGTCATCGCCCTGAAGTCGCGCACCATTCCGGTCACCGAGGCGGTCGAACAATCCCTCGCAGCACTGGCCTGGCTGCGTGAGCAAGGCTGCGAGCAGATTTTCTTCAAGTACTGCTCAACGTTCGACTCCACCGCGGCCGGCAATATTGGCCAGGTCAGCGAAGCGCTGCTGGCGGCACTGGGCAGCGACTTCACCCTGGCGTGCCCGGCGTTCCCTGAAAATGGCCGGACGATCTTTCGCGGTCACTTGTTTGTGCAGGATCAACTGCTCAGCGAGTCGGGCATGCAGCATCATCCGCTGACGCCGATGACCGACGCCAATCTGGTTCGGGTGCTGCAATCGCAGACCGGTCTGAACGTCGGCTTGTTGCGCTACGACACCATTGCCCAAGGTGCCGAGCCGGTGCGTGAGCGAATCAAAGAGCTACGGGCTCAAGGTGTCGGCATGGCGATTGCCGATGCCTTGTCGGACCGCGATCTGTACACCCTCGGGACCGCCTGTGCCGACCTGCCGTTGCTCACCGGCGGTTCGGGGCTTGCGTTGGGCTTGCCGGAAAACTTCCGTCGCGCCGGCAAATTGCGTGACCTCGATGCCTCGAAACTCCCGGCAGTATCGGGCGGTGAAGTGGTATTGGCCGGCAGCGCTTCGATCGCTACCAATGGGCAAGTGGCAGCCTGGCTCGAAGCCGGTCGGCCGGCGCTGCGGATTGATCCGTTGGCCCTGGCGGCTGGCGAACCCGTGGTTGCCCAGGCTCTGGCCTTCGCCAAGAACAATGAACAAACCGTATTGATCTACGCCACCAGCGCACCGGACGAGGTCAAGGCAGTGCAACAACAGTTAGGCGTCGAGCAGGCAGGCAGCCTGGTGGAAAACGCGTTTGGCGAAATCGCCGAAGGCCTGCGCCAGAGCGGCGTACGACGCTTCGTGATTGCCGGCGGTGAAACCTCGGGTGCCGTGGTTCAGGCGCTGGGTGTGCAGCTGCTGCAGATCGGCGCGCAGATCGATCCGGGTGTGCCGGCGACGGTCAGCAGCACGGATGAGCCTCTTGCCTTGGCGCTCAAATCGGGCAACTTCGGTGGTCGGGATTTCTTCAGCAAAGCGCTGAAGCAACTGGCCCAGACCGGAGGTGCGCAGTGA
- a CDS encoding aldolase, translating to MSNENALREEICQVGRSLYERGYTVGSAGNISARLDDGWLITPTDVCLGRLDPATIAKVNLAGEWVSGDKPSKTLALHRQVYDRNPSVGGVVHTHSTHLVALTLAGVWQPDNILPPLTPYQVMKVGPIPLIGYERPGSSKVAEQVAQLANSVRGVMLERLGPVVWESSVSRASYALEELEETARLWLMSNPKPEPLDQAALDELRVTFGAHW from the coding sequence GTGAGTAATGAAAACGCCTTGCGCGAAGAAATCTGCCAGGTCGGTCGCAGCCTTTATGAACGCGGTTACACCGTCGGCAGCGCCGGCAATATCAGCGCGCGTCTGGATGACGGTTGGCTGATCACGCCGACCGATGTCTGTCTCGGCCGCCTCGACCCGGCGACCATCGCCAAGGTCAATCTGGCGGGCGAATGGGTCTCTGGTGACAAGCCTTCGAAGACCCTGGCGCTGCATCGCCAGGTCTACGACCGCAACCCGAGCGTCGGTGGCGTGGTGCATACCCATTCCACCCATCTGGTGGCGTTGACGCTGGCAGGTGTCTGGCAGCCGGACAACATCCTGCCGCCGCTGACGCCGTATCAGGTGATGAAAGTCGGGCCTATCCCGTTGATTGGTTACGAGCGGCCCGGTTCATCGAAGGTGGCCGAGCAGGTTGCGCAATTGGCCAACAGCGTTCGCGGCGTGATGCTCGAACGGCTGGGGCCGGTGGTCTGGGAAAGTTCGGTTTCCAGGGCCAGCTACGCCCTGGAAGAACTCGAGGAAACCGCGCGGCTGTGGCTGATGAGCAATCCCAAGCCCGAACCGCTCGATCAGGCAGCACTGGACGAGTTGCGGGTGACCTTTGGCGCGCACTGGTAG